The genomic segment GTCCTCCATTAGGGTGTGAAAAACAAACGCACAGGAAATCTTGCCAAGGAAACACAGGTGCACTTTAACCGAGTACTCAGAGGAGAGACTACTATGGCGTTAATCAGCCATTTAAAATCTCACCATCAGATCCAATGTTGCCCCAGCCGGTGATCCAGGAGTCGACGCCGCTGTAGAAGGTGCTGCCCGCTGTTGCCAGGCAGACCGGCGAGATGTAGTTGTTGAACGTTACGGCTGAGGAGAGCTTTATCAGGGCGATGTCGTTGTCGTTAGAGACGGGAGAGTTGTAGTTCCCATCATgttcagagagagaaaagtcagcagtttcaaaaacaaaccagatagCAAGCAATGGTAATTCAACATTGAATTGTGGTCAGAAAGGTTGAGTTTTGGTTGAGGTCGACGATTGATGTTGAATCAAACAATCATCCAATTCTAGCCAAGTAACCAATGTTGACGAGATTCATTAAATCAATATTGTTTTGTGGTCGATTTCTAACAACTGAAATTCCAACATGTGATAAAGGTTGAATCAATGACCGGTCCAGTTCTCAGCGCCCCCTATGAAGTGGGACTCAGTCAAAGTCACatcagaggtcaggggtcagagtTGGGACAGAACGGTCCTGGGTCATAACGTcacatccaaaatggccgactggTCACTATTTAGCATCCTGCTGCTAActtttaaatgtacagtaaagGTATTTTTGTTGGAGATATTTGTtagagaaatgtgttttgttatgACTTGTTGAAAATTCAGTATAATCCCTCATGTTCAGGGAAACAAAATTATTCCCAAACTTTACTTTTGAAAACggatttattctgtatttttgcaACAGACAGCTCACTCTGTGAACTTTGTCATATTTCCAAGATggcaaaaaatacacattaaaatgttctatTAATCTATTTATCAGTCTATTTCACTCATAGAAACGTGATTTTCCCCATAAAACTATCTGTTTTAAGCAGCTAACAGTTAGTTTGGTATCAACACAAATGTGCATGTAGCTCCACAATCAGATGATGGTTAAATCAACATTGATATAGTGTCAATTATGGTCGAAACAATAACGTTGATTCAGCATGTAGTCACCGACAGCTAACCCGGGAAACCAGTTTGAATAGtaaagttgttttcttcagacagAAGACTCCTGCTCACATCAGATGGATTAGATTGCTTACTTCGGGACGCAGTGAGCTGCAGTCAGAACCCACAGGTTGTTGATCAGAGATCCTCCACAGAAGTGGCCCGAGGAGCCGTGCAGACTGACCTGCCAGGGCCACGACCCTATAGAAGCCACTGCTCCTCCAACGATCTTGGTGTTTAGTGCTGGTTGACCACAATCTGAGGACACATGGACATCTCATCACTTCTGGAGGATCTGCAGACCAGGACAGTCACAAATCGACTGAAATGTCCTGACAACCTGACATGAATGCAGAGCCAGGTGACTGTACGTTCacaagcaactttttaaaataaatggagtAGATTTACTGTAATGTACTTTTTTACTTCTGCTTGAGTCCAATCTCTGACTCCTCCACCAACCTGGAGTTACTGCACTGAATGAAGAACCAGGGTGTCCAAACCAGTGATGTAGCAGAAGTTTACTGGAAGCACTGGGTTCAAAGTAATCTCAGTTGTGATGAACTGAGATTAGTTTCTTCTGCCtgaatttgttatttaatattgatgtgatatttttttattcacaagAACCTAAAGATCATGTAATATTTTGTCTGAGCTACACAGTAATACTTAAGTCACTCAGTACATCAACAGCTTTGGTGCCAAATACTATTTATCTCTAGTGTTTTCTTGGTTTGTCACGTTTAACGTGAAAGTATTGATGGTCTTCACTTAGTCGCCTCTGCATGAATGTCAGAGTTTGAATCTGGTTTCACTTGAAGGAATCGATCAGGAAACACCAAGAAGACCCAGACAGGAAAGTTATGATGGAGGAACTCAGAGAAGATTTCTCCTACCTGATAACTGAGAAGAAgattctgaaaaatgaaaaacaacagcaagtTAAACACACAGggagttatttttttacttaattctTGTTCCTACAGAAATATTAGGAACTGAACCAAAGACCCATCCGAACATTGGACTGGGTCATGGCCCGTTACCCGACCCAGTCAGGCAGTTCAGTTTCTTCAACACGGTGGAAGAATGATGTGCTGCTGAACGCTCAGGACGTTTTCAACTAGCAAACACGTCAGAAGGTCGAGACATTGGATGGATTAactttgacctttaaccctcTAACTAAGACCTGTAGAGACTTTGGTCATTCCTCTGAGCTTCAtgctttgacctttgaccttgagCTGAATCTGGTGGGATATCTGAGATGCTTTCCTTTGTGGAGGATGATGGACCTCAGATGTCTGGAGATTCCCCTGCAGTGAATAGAACCTTAAGATCCACCAAGTAACTTCAAACTAGCAGCAAGTGAGTCTGGGAACCAAAACCATCAGGACCAGCGGGCCCCAGGGCCGGGTCCTCTCCACGCTCTTTCTGTCCCTCTAGGCACTAACGACTGGACCTCAGCGAGGTTCAGACATGACTCCAACGCTCGGATCCAGGACAGtctgcagacagacagcagGTGGATCGGCCGGTCCACGGGTCAGAACCACCTGGTCCCTCACTTTTATCTACAGCGACAGTTTGATTTCACTCTAACCAAtgttataaacataaatatttcatgatCTGTTCTTCTGACTAGAATGCTATAGATTTATCCAAGCTCTCTTCCTATTGGCTAATCAGACCCTCATGGTGGCTCCT from the Gambusia affinis linkage group LG19, SWU_Gaff_1.0, whole genome shotgun sequence genome contains:
- the LOC122821688 gene encoding serine protease 33-like produces the protein MALYKAICVAALLTLFTQESSSQLSDCGQPALNTKIVGGAVASIGSWPWQVSLHGSSGHFCGGSLINNLWVLTAAHCVPK